The nucleotide window ATATGCATAATCAGTTGTAAAATATTCTGGCTTTGGTAAATGTATCTTATCTTCACTGGGGCGATAAAAAGCCTTATCATTCCCATCATTAAGAATCTCCACTCCCATATTATTGGACAATCTTTTAATAATTTCATCAGGATGGATATTGTTAATTTTTATTGGTGGTAATGGTGGTATCCCTACAATATCTTTTGCATTAAATACCACATAATATTTTGCGATAAAATTTATATTTTTTATCTTTTCGGGATTGTCTTTCACTACATTGAATTCTGCCCATGTAATTACTTTTTTCTTTACGAAATCATATGGCATCCAATACTCTACTTGTTCTCCTTTGGCTCCCTTATTTAATCTCCATCCTTTATTTCTAATTTGGTTAAATGTACACCATCTAGGGTCAGTATAGCCTTTTTCTAATGAAACAAATCCTAACCAAAACCTGTTAATACCCTTGTATCTTTTATTATTGGTTCCATTGATAGGAATCATGGATTGTCCTTTCCATTCTTTTTTCCAATCTAAACGATTTT belongs to Proteiniborus sp. DW1 and includes:
- a CDS encoding zincin-like metallopeptidase domain-containing protein, translated to MNKKTKEYRQKLADTFVKSLKENRLDWKKEWKGQSMIPINGTNNKRYKGINRFWLGFVSLEKGYTDPRWCTFNQIRNKGWRLNKGAKGEQVEYWMPYDFVKKKVITWAEFNVVKDNPEKIKNINFIAKYYVVFNAKDIVGIPPLPPIKINNIHPDEIIKRLSNNMGVEILNDGNDKAFYRPSEDKIHLPKPEYFTTDYAYNSTALHELAHSTGAKHRLNRNINNIFGSSDYAYEELIAEVTSCFMSVNLRTEQTEEHINNHKAYVQSWIQAISEKPETLIKAIREAEKIANYMEYKAELINEKDFLATQNESMEVKEVRVIEYEEDKYILENEEELEI